A genomic region of Gemmatimonadota bacterium contains the following coding sequences:
- a CDS encoding amidohydrolase family protein, which produces MANAGATLRAGFTTVRDVGTYRGGIDVSLWNAIDQGQVPGPRMAVAGPCVTKPGGGGEVTGPPNGAFAPPEFRLGAAASPEEVRAPVAEILGRGANFIKVIATGAVLTVGTDVGAMECSEAALRAGVRSIEHGSLLDDEGIALMAERGTWLVADIYNGDYIKVIGRRDHWPEETLRKNDETTETQRATSRKAVAAGVRIGYDADVGGYPHGENAKQFQYMVRYGMTPMQAIQSATIEAARPMGWEERVGSMAVGKWADLVAVRGHPIQDISIQDISTLEQVDIVIKGRSIPRNGETSDEQCTASIRSGGGVVA; this is translated from the coding sequence GTGGCCAATGCCGGGGCCACGCTCCGGGCTGGCTTCACGACCGTTCGCGATGTCGGGACCTACCGGGGCGGCATCGACGTCTCACTCTGGAATGCCATCGACCAGGGGCAGGTGCCGGGGCCGCGCATGGCGGTGGCCGGCCCCTGCGTGACCAAGCCCGGCGGCGGCGGGGAGGTGACCGGACCTCCGAACGGGGCTTTTGCCCCGCCGGAGTTCCGGCTCGGCGCGGCGGCAAGCCCCGAAGAGGTTCGGGCTCCGGTGGCCGAGATTCTGGGTCGGGGAGCCAATTTTATCAAGGTGATCGCCACCGGAGCCGTCCTGACGGTGGGCACCGATGTCGGCGCCATGGAGTGCTCCGAAGCCGCGCTCCGAGCCGGGGTCCGCTCGATCGAGCATGGATCGCTGCTCGATGACGAGGGCATTGCCCTGATGGCCGAGCGGGGCACCTGGTTGGTGGCCGACATTTACAACGGTGACTATATCAAGGTCATCGGCCGGCGGGACCATTGGCCCGAGGAAACCCTCCGGAAGAACGACGAAACCACGGAGACCCAGCGGGCCACCTCCCGGAAAGCGGTAGCGGCGGGCGTCAGAATCGGGTATGATGCCGACGTCGGCGGATATCCTCACGGGGAGAACGCCAAACAATTCCAGTACATGGTACGCTACGGCATGACTCCAATGCAGGCCATCCAGTCCGCGACCATCGAGGCCGCGCGACCGATGGGGTGGGAGGAACGGGTCGGGTCGATGGCCGTCGGCAAGTGGGCCGATCTTGTTGCAGTCCGCGGGCATCCTATTCAAGACATTTCGATTCAAGACATTTCGACTCTCGAGCAGGTCGATATCGTCATCAAGGGTCGGTCAATCCCTCGAAACGGGGAAACAAGCGATGAGCAGTGCACGGCGAGTATTCGGTCTGGCGGCGGGGTTGTGGCTTAG
- a CDS encoding D-glutamate deacylase: protein MRAPSPVGLLLAVLGLSGCVPEPTYDLVLAGGRVMDPASGLDSVRHVGILGDSIAAISANPLRGTQVVDVAGLVVAPGFIDLHAHGQTQGDMEIQARDGVTTALDMEAGVFPVAKWYASREGKSPLNYGATVGHRAVRVFVFHNGLEVGHGPTNPGATAGLGPLPAGANQPATDAEIVALEAALGRGLDEGALGVGFGVNYSPGATAEEIERSFKVAADRGAAVFVHTRAFGIGAIREAIGAARAAGAGLHLAHIGSSSLGDISEALALLDSVRVAGQDVTTEVYPYTAGSTRLESAMFNPGWQSNLRLDYGDLAWPLTGERLTAASFERYRRQGGWVVIHMMKEANVAKAIAHPGIMIASDGVPFVNETGHPRGAGTYARILGRYVRENQALTLMDALARMTILPARRLEVRVPAMARKGRLAVGADADITIFDPATVADRATFAEPTLRSAGIPHVLVNGTFVVRDGQLVAKAIPGRPVRAPLKP, encoded by the coding sequence ATGCGGGCCCCGAGTCCGGTCGGCCTATTACTGGCGGTGCTCGGGCTCAGCGGCTGCGTCCCGGAGCCCACCTATGACTTGGTGCTCGCCGGGGGCCGGGTCATGGATCCCGCGTCCGGCCTCGACTCGGTGCGCCACGTTGGAATCCTCGGCGACAGCATCGCCGCCATCTCAGCGAACCCGCTTCGGGGCACCCAGGTTGTCGATGTGGCCGGCTTGGTCGTCGCCCCCGGGTTCATCGACCTCCACGCCCACGGCCAGACCCAGGGCGACATGGAGATCCAGGCCCGGGACGGCGTCACCACGGCGCTCGACATGGAAGCGGGGGTCTTTCCGGTGGCCAAGTGGTATGCCTCCCGGGAGGGCAAGTCGCCCCTCAACTACGGAGCGACGGTCGGGCACCGGGCCGTGCGGGTCTTCGTCTTTCACAACGGCCTCGAAGTGGGCCACGGCCCCACGAATCCCGGCGCCACCGCCGGCCTCGGCCCGCTCCCCGCCGGCGCCAACCAGCCGGCCACCGACGCAGAGATCGTGGCCCTCGAAGCCGCCCTCGGCCGGGGCCTTGACGAGGGAGCGTTAGGTGTCGGCTTTGGGGTCAATTACTCGCCGGGTGCCACCGCCGAGGAAATCGAGCGATCGTTCAAAGTGGCCGCGGATCGGGGGGCGGCGGTCTTCGTTCACACCCGGGCCTTTGGCATCGGGGCCATCCGCGAGGCCATCGGGGCCGCCCGGGCCGCGGGCGCCGGTCTCCACCTGGCTCACATCGGCAGCAGTTCGCTCGGCGATATCTCCGAGGCTCTCGCGCTGCTCGACTCGGTCCGCGTCGCCGGCCAGGATGTGACCACCGAGGTTTATCCCTACACCGCCGGGTCGACGCGGCTCGAGTCCGCGATGTTCAATCCCGGCTGGCAGAGCAACCTCCGGCTCGACTACGGCGATCTGGCCTGGCCGCTGACCGGGGAACGGCTGACCGCCGCGAGCTTCGAACGGTACCGCCGCCAAGGCGGCTGGGTCGTGATCCACATGATGAAGGAAGCAAACGTCGCGAAGGCCATCGCCCATCCGGGAATCATGATCGCGAGTGACGGGGTGCCGTTCGTGAACGAAACCGGCCATCCCCGCGGGGCCGGGACCTATGCCAGGATCCTCGGCCGGTACGTCCGGGAAAACCAAGCGCTCACCTTGATGGATGCGCTGGCCCGGATGACCATCCTTCCCGCCCGCCGGCTCGAGGTCCGGGTGCCCGCCATGGCGCGGAAAGGCCGGCTGGCGGTCGGCGCCGATGCCGACATCACGATCTTCGACCCCGCCACCGTCGCCGACCGGGCCACCTTCGCCGAGCCGACCCTCCGTTCCGCCGGGATTCCGCATGTCCTGGTCAACGGTACTTTCGTGGTTCGCGACGGCCAGCTCGTAGCGAAGGCCATTCCGGGACGGCCGGTCCGAGCGCCACTCAAGCCCTAA
- a CDS encoding glycosyl hydrolase codes for MNLLQGNSMDLIRTIPVLLVALAPLTVSAQARRAPVPPPVPAPLEQPAAFKALKFRSVGPFDGGRASRAVGVPDDPTTYYMATASGGVWKSVDGGISWAPIFDDQSTASIGSISVAPSDRNVVYVGSGEANVRGNTTPGNGIYKSTDAGKTWSHVWKQEGQIGTMAVHPRNPDIAYAAVLGRAFVANPERGVYRTRDGGVTWQQVLKKDDRAGASDVAIDPSNPNILYAGFWEMRRYPWDMTSGGPGSGLYQSRDGGDTWKQLTGSGLPNGTWGKVGVAVAPSDGRRVYALIEADSGGLFRSDNGGDSWTRISASRLVRQRAWYYSTLTVNPTNPDEVWFPQVPMVKTIDGGKTLTLVDGIPHGDNHDLWFDPTNPKRMIVANDGGVAISVNGGDSWLGVRPAIGQCYHIAADNRDPYHVACAQQDLGTAQGPSNSLSRGGIGASLWHDVGGGEAGHIVSKADDPDVVFAGEYLGIITYYDHKTGQSRNVSAYPENPSGHGPADFQYRFQWTAPIAPSPNDPNVIYHAAQVLFKTADGGQSWTAISGDLTRNDKSKQQWAGGPITGDNTGVEFYSTIFAVAESPKEKGLIWTGSDDGLVQVTRDGGKTWKNVTAAMSGFPEWGTVSIIEPSPHDAATAYVVVKKYRLGDNAPYLYKTSDYGTTWNRLDGSLARDIFLHSVREDPAKRGLLYLGTEKGVMFSWDDGATWRPLRLNLPTVQVADLVVKDNDLVLGTHGRGIWILDDLTPIRQWTDAIAAKSLYLFPPVAGTAWRRRGGTGERQAGQNPPAGVVLTYYQKDEAKLPVTLQILDSRGTVVRSMSSVPKLKDDHSEYESAPKGELETGAGFHRVAWDFSMEGARRIKGGKIDTGDPAIPPQAPPGTYTARLTANGVTETTSITFRPDPRVKVKDADRNAQLAFGNELRDALNRMADAVNQLKDLRTQLGDRNAALAGNNAAKDLVGLAGALITKFDSLEARIHNPAAEVTYDILAFRGGARLYSRLVPLYMWAVDGDGAPTQGMKDVYAGQRQELDGYLAELRVLIDRDLAAVNARAAQLGITHIIPPTPTPTPVP; via the coding sequence ATGAACCTCCTCCAGGGTAATTCGATGGACCTCATCCGCACGATCCCAGTCCTGTTGGTTGCCCTCGCTCCCCTGACCGTGTCGGCCCAAGCCCGCCGGGCTCCCGTGCCGCCGCCAGTACCGGCACCGCTCGAGCAACCGGCGGCGTTCAAGGCCCTCAAGTTTCGGTCGGTGGGCCCCTTCGACGGCGGGCGGGCATCGCGGGCCGTCGGTGTCCCGGACGATCCGACGACGTACTACATGGCCACCGCGTCGGGCGGCGTGTGGAAGTCGGTCGATGGCGGCATCAGCTGGGCGCCGATCTTCGACGATCAATCGACGGCGTCGATCGGGTCGATCTCCGTGGCGCCGAGCGATCGGAACGTCGTCTATGTCGGGTCGGGTGAGGCCAATGTTCGGGGCAACACCACCCCGGGTAACGGGATCTACAAGTCGACGGATGCCGGCAAGACTTGGAGCCACGTGTGGAAGCAGGAGGGCCAGATCGGGACCATGGCCGTCCATCCGCGGAATCCTGATATTGCCTATGCCGCGGTGCTCGGGCGGGCGTTTGTGGCCAATCCGGAACGCGGCGTCTACCGGACCCGGGACGGCGGCGTCACCTGGCAGCAGGTCCTCAAGAAAGACGACCGGGCCGGCGCATCCGACGTCGCGATCGATCCGAGCAATCCCAATATCCTCTACGCCGGGTTCTGGGAAATGCGCCGGTATCCGTGGGACATGACCAGCGGCGGTCCCGGGAGCGGGCTCTACCAGTCCCGGGACGGCGGCGATACCTGGAAACAACTCACCGGATCCGGACTGCCTAACGGAACCTGGGGCAAAGTCGGGGTGGCTGTGGCGCCGTCGGACGGCCGCCGGGTCTATGCCCTGATCGAGGCCGATAGCGGCGGCCTGTTCCGGTCCGACAACGGGGGCGACTCCTGGACCCGGATCAGCGCCTCTCGTCTGGTCCGGCAGCGGGCCTGGTACTACTCCACCTTGACCGTGAACCCGACGAACCCCGACGAGGTCTGGTTTCCCCAGGTTCCGATGGTCAAGACCATTGACGGCGGCAAGACCCTCACGTTGGTGGACGGGATTCCCCACGGAGACAATCACGATCTCTGGTTCGACCCGACCAACCCCAAGCGGATGATCGTGGCCAACGACGGCGGCGTCGCCATCAGTGTCAACGGAGGCGATTCATGGTTGGGCGTCCGGCCGGCCATTGGCCAGTGCTACCACATTGCCGCCGATAACCGCGACCCATATCACGTCGCTTGTGCTCAACAAGATCTTGGCACGGCCCAAGGACCCAGCAATAGTCTGAGCCGGGGCGGCATCGGCGCCAGCCTCTGGCATGACGTCGGGGGTGGCGAAGCCGGTCATATCGTGTCGAAGGCGGACGATCCGGACGTCGTGTTTGCCGGAGAATACCTCGGCATCATCACCTACTACGATCACAAGACCGGCCAATCGCGAAACGTCTCGGCCTACCCCGAGAACCCGAGCGGACACGGCCCCGCCGATTTCCAGTACCGGTTCCAATGGACGGCGCCGATCGCCCCGTCGCCCAACGATCCGAACGTGATCTATCATGCCGCGCAGGTCTTGTTCAAGACCGCCGACGGCGGCCAATCGTGGACCGCCATCAGCGGCGACCTGACCCGGAACGACAAGTCGAAGCAACAATGGGCCGGCGGCCCGATTACCGGAGACAATACCGGCGTCGAATTCTACTCGACCATTTTCGCGGTGGCCGAGTCGCCCAAGGAAAAGGGACTGATTTGGACCGGCAGCGACGATGGCTTGGTCCAGGTGACGCGGGATGGCGGGAAAACTTGGAAAAACGTGACCGCCGCCATGTCCGGATTCCCCGAGTGGGGCACCGTCAGCATCATCGAACCCTCGCCGCATGACGCCGCGACGGCCTACGTGGTCGTGAAGAAGTACCGCTTGGGCGACAACGCGCCCTACCTCTACAAGACCTCCGACTACGGCACCACCTGGAACCGACTCGACGGCTCGCTCGCCCGCGACATCTTCCTCCATTCCGTCCGGGAGGACCCCGCCAAGCGAGGATTGCTCTATCTCGGTACCGAAAAGGGCGTGATGTTCTCGTGGGACGACGGGGCCACCTGGCGCCCCCTCCGGCTCAACCTCCCGACCGTTCAAGTCGCCGACCTCGTGGTCAAGGACAACGACCTGGTGCTCGGGACCCACGGCCGGGGGATCTGGATCCTCGATGACCTGACCCCGATCCGGCAGTGGACCGATGCCATTGCGGCCAAGTCGCTTTACCTGTTCCCTCCGGTTGCCGGGACCGCCTGGCGGCGACGGGGCGGCACCGGTGAGCGACAAGCCGGCCAGAATCCCCCGGCCGGCGTGGTCCTGACGTACTACCAGAAGGACGAGGCCAAGCTTCCCGTCACCCTGCAGATTCTCGATAGCCGGGGGACCGTGGTTCGGTCGATGAGCAGCGTCCCGAAGCTGAAGGACGACCACAGCGAGTACGAGTCAGCACCCAAAGGCGAACTCGAAACCGGCGCTGGTTTCCACCGGGTGGCGTGGGACTTCTCGATGGAAGGGGCCCGCCGGATCAAAGGCGGGAAGATCGACACCGGCGATCCGGCGATTCCTCCGCAGGCGCCACCGGGAACCTACACGGCCCGCCTGACCGCCAATGGAGTGACCGAGACCACGTCGATCACGTTCCGGCCCGACCCCCGGGTCAAGGTAAAAGACGCCGATCGGAACGCGCAGTTGGCCTTCGGCAATGAGCTCCGCGATGCCCTCAACCGAATGGCTGACGCGGTCAATCAGCTCAAGGACCTTCGAACCCAGCTCGGGGATCGGAACGCTGCGCTCGCCGGCAACAACGCCGCGAAAGATCTGGTCGGTCTGGCCGGTGCGCTGATCACCAAGTTCGACTCCCTCGAGGCCCGGATCCACAACCCCGCCGCCGAAGTGACCTACGACATCCTAGCCTTCCGAGGCGGAGCCCGCCTCTACTCGAGGCTCGTGCCCCTCTACATGTGGGCCGTCGACGGCGACGGCGCCCCAACCCAAGGCATGAAGGACGTCTACGCCGGCCAGCGCCAGGAACTCGACGGCTACCTCGCCGAGCTCCGCGTCCTGATCGACCGCGACCTAGCCGCCGTCAACGCCCGCGCCGCCCAACTCGGCATCACCCACATCATCCCCCCCACCCCCACTCCCACCCCCGTCCCCTAA
- a CDS encoding amidohydrolase: MIRPGVSIATFVLAGSALAAQPGSGNRSVTIQPGESCPPGMTEIRPRNCQAPTLPLPSILDYRPRSTLKAPAHSVPKAKYPAIDFHGHPTSQLGSAEELVQLGAALDEINVRLIVAANNVTGESLKKQVALVQASAAMKDRVRFLTGIDLRNVGPGWAERAVGQLEADVAAGAVGIGEVGKGFGLSSKKADGSRLALNDSALDPIFETAARLKLPVFIHTADPEEFWQPIDYQNERWLELALFSSRRYSPDEFPAFEQLMTERDNLLRRHPKTTFVIAHMGWHANDLGRLGKLMEELPNVHTEVGAVLYDIGRQPRAAHDFFVKFQDRILFGKDSFQPEEYPYYWRVFETRDDYFDYYRPYHATWKLYGIDLPDAVLKKVYFANALRITSRLPQSGWPK, translated from the coding sequence ATGATCCGTCCCGGTGTTTCGATTGCCACCTTCGTTCTGGCCGGCTCGGCGCTCGCCGCCCAGCCGGGGTCCGGGAACCGGAGCGTGACGATTCAGCCGGGTGAATCCTGCCCGCCGGGCATGACGGAGATCAGGCCGCGCAATTGTCAGGCTCCGACCCTCCCGTTGCCGAGCATCTTGGACTACCGGCCCCGGTCGACGTTGAAAGCGCCGGCGCACTCGGTTCCGAAGGCCAAGTATCCGGCCATCGACTTCCACGGCCACCCCACCAGCCAGCTCGGCAGCGCCGAGGAGCTCGTTCAGCTGGGGGCGGCGCTCGATGAGATCAACGTCCGGCTGATCGTGGCGGCCAATAACGTGACCGGCGAGAGTCTCAAGAAACAGGTCGCACTGGTTCAGGCGTCGGCGGCGATGAAAGACCGGGTTCGTTTTCTGACTGGAATCGACCTCAGGAATGTTGGGCCGGGGTGGGCCGAGCGGGCGGTGGGGCAGCTCGAAGCGGACGTGGCCGCGGGTGCGGTGGGCATCGGTGAGGTTGGCAAGGGCTTCGGCCTCTCGTCCAAGAAGGCCGACGGGTCCCGTCTTGCCCTCAACGACTCGGCGCTCGATCCGATCTTTGAGACCGCGGCCCGGCTCAAGCTGCCGGTGTTCATTCACACCGCCGACCCAGAGGAGTTCTGGCAGCCCATCGATTACCAGAACGAGCGCTGGCTCGAGCTCGCGTTGTTCTCGAGCCGTCGCTATTCGCCGGACGAGTTTCCGGCGTTCGAGCAACTGATGACGGAACGCGACAATCTGCTCCGGCGGCATCCGAAGACGACCTTCGTCATCGCCCATATGGGCTGGCATGCCAACGACCTTGGCCGGCTCGGGAAACTGATGGAGGAGCTCCCGAACGTGCACACCGAGGTCGGTGCGGTGCTCTACGACATCGGCCGACAGCCCCGGGCGGCCCACGACTTCTTCGTCAAGTTCCAGGATCGGATCTTGTTCGGCAAGGACAGTTTCCAACCCGAGGAGTATCCGTACTACTGGCGCGTCTTCGAAACCCGGGACGACTACTTCGACTACTATCGGCCGTACCACGCGACTTGGAAACTCTACGGCATCGATCTGCCGGACGCCGTCTTGAAGAAAGTGTACTTTGCCAACGCGCTCCGGATCACCTCCCGGTTGCCACAGTCGGGTTGGCCGAAGTAA
- a CDS encoding glutathione peroxidase, whose translation MSVYDYTATTIDGKERSMADFKGRVLLIVNVASKCGFTPQYKGLEALYRRYKGQNFSVLGFPSDQFANQEPGTDAEIMQFCGTKYDVTFPMFAKIDVNGDQAHPLFQYLKSAQKGILGTESIKWNFTKFLVDADGTVLERYASKQTPEEIEADITPLLG comes from the coding sequence ATGTCAGTGTACGACTATACCGCCACGACGATCGATGGGAAGGAACGCTCCATGGCCGACTTCAAGGGCCGGGTGCTGCTGATCGTGAATGTGGCCAGCAAGTGCGGCTTCACACCCCAATACAAGGGACTCGAAGCCCTCTACCGCCGGTACAAGGGCCAGAACTTTTCCGTCCTCGGCTTCCCGTCGGACCAGTTTGCCAATCAAGAGCCGGGAACCGATGCGGAGATCATGCAGTTCTGCGGGACCAAATACGACGTGACGTTCCCGATGTTCGCCAAGATCGACGTCAACGGCGACCAGGCCCATCCGCTCTTTCAGTATCTCAAGTCGGCCCAGAAGGGGATTCTGGGCACCGAATCGATCAAGTGGAACTTCACCAAGTTCCTCGTCGACGCGGACGGCACGGTGCTCGAGCGTTACGCCTCGAAGCAGACGCCCGAGGAGATCGAAGCGGATATCACGCCCCTCCTCGGCTAG
- a CDS encoding creatininase family protein — MSRPYLLADSTWATVKTTRYQVAVLPWGATEAHNRHLPYATDTIQCEAIAALAAGRASEAGAKVLVLPTVPFGVQSGQRDIPFCLNLNPSTQAAILRDLLPSLEQHGIEKLVILNGHGGNDFRQIIRELSAGTSVLLCQVNWYAVVDPRPFFVEPGDHAGELETSVMLHLAPGLVQPLKTAGPGIARPSAIQAFREGWAWTPRQWTAVTDDTGTGNPAAATAPKGVRFVEAVTERLAAFLVELAGTARTDLYLTTREG, encoded by the coding sequence ATGAGCCGACCGTACCTCCTCGCCGATTCCACTTGGGCAACCGTCAAAACCACCCGGTATCAGGTGGCAGTGCTACCGTGGGGAGCCACCGAGGCTCATAACCGGCACCTTCCCTACGCCACCGACACCATCCAATGCGAGGCCATTGCCGCGCTCGCCGCGGGCCGGGCGTCCGAGGCCGGCGCCAAGGTCCTGGTACTCCCGACCGTCCCGTTCGGGGTCCAGTCCGGTCAGCGTGATATTCCGTTCTGTTTGAACCTCAATCCCAGCACGCAAGCCGCGATCCTCCGGGACCTCTTGCCAAGTCTCGAGCAGCACGGGATCGAGAAGCTGGTGATCTTGAACGGGCACGGGGGCAACGATTTTCGGCAGATCATTCGGGAGCTTTCGGCGGGCACTTCGGTCCTGCTGTGTCAGGTCAATTGGTATGCGGTCGTCGATCCCCGACCGTTCTTCGTCGAGCCGGGCGATCACGCCGGTGAACTCGAGACCAGCGTCATGCTGCACCTGGCGCCCGGGTTGGTGCAGCCGCTCAAGACGGCCGGCCCCGGCATCGCCCGGCCATCGGCGATTCAGGCGTTTCGGGAGGGGTGGGCGTGGACCCCGCGGCAATGGACAGCCGTGACCGACGACACCGGGACCGGTAACCCCGCGGCGGCAACCGCACCGAAAGGGGTCCGGTTTGTGGAGGCCGTGACGGAACGATTGGCCGCGTTTCTGGTGGAGCTTGCCGGAACCGCCCGAACGGATTTGTATCTCACCACTCGAGAAGGATGA
- a CDS encoding amidinotransferase, with protein sequence MPKSFGGQTMWGPLKRVVVRRPDQAFGNADPARWHYTARPEMVAACAEHQAFVETLMRSGAEIIWHDEPLADHADAIFCHDPVLVADVGAIQLRMGKPLRRGEEAALGLTLKKAGVPTVARLEGDALAESGDLMWIDEKTLAVGIGYRTNYAGVAALRHALGAGVAIINVELPYYTGPDACLHLMSMISMVDRDLAVAYPGLLPVSFVQILERRNIRLVEVPDSEFRTMGTNVLALAPRQCLMLEDNPVTKNRLEAAGCTVSTYRGRELSLKAEGGATCLTRPLLRL encoded by the coding sequence ATGCCCAAGTCGTTTGGGGGCCAGACCATGTGGGGCCCCCTCAAGCGAGTCGTCGTCAGACGGCCGGATCAGGCGTTCGGCAACGCCGATCCGGCCCGATGGCATTACACCGCCCGCCCGGAGATGGTGGCGGCCTGCGCCGAACATCAGGCGTTCGTTGAGACGCTGATGCGAAGCGGCGCCGAGATCATCTGGCACGATGAACCGCTGGCCGATCACGCCGATGCCATCTTCTGCCACGACCCGGTGCTGGTGGCGGATGTGGGCGCCATCCAGCTCCGGATGGGCAAGCCGCTCCGCCGCGGCGAAGAAGCGGCCCTCGGGCTGACCCTCAAGAAAGCCGGCGTTCCGACGGTGGCCCGGCTCGAGGGCGATGCCCTGGCCGAGTCGGGCGATTTGATGTGGATCGACGAGAAAACCCTGGCGGTCGGCATCGGATACCGGACCAACTACGCCGGAGTGGCCGCGCTCCGGCACGCGCTCGGTGCTGGGGTCGCCATCATAAACGTCGAGCTGCCCTACTACACCGGGCCGGATGCCTGCCTCCACTTGATGTCGATGATCAGCATGGTCGACCGCGACTTGGCAGTGGCCTATCCGGGTCTCTTGCCGGTCTCGTTTGTTCAAATACTCGAACGCCGGAACATCCGGCTGGTCGAAGTGCCCGACTCCGAGTTTCGGACCATGGGCACCAATGTGCTGGCGCTGGCCCCTCGCCAGTGCCTGATGCTCGAAGACAATCCGGTCACTAAGAACCGGCTCGAAGCCGCAGGGTGCACGGTGTCGACCTATCGCGGCCGTGAGTTGTCTCTGAAGGCCGAGGGAGGCGCTACCTGTCTTACCCGGCCGTTGTTGCGGCTCTAG